Proteins from a genomic interval of Sphingobacterium sp. SYP-B4668:
- a CDS encoding nucleotidyl transferase AbiEii/AbiGii toxin family protein, with amino-acid sequence MSAISQGLLKTIRELQCFESFLGGGTNLAIRYHHRISTDIDFFFPHIVGKAGYERIKEDIQNFYGARVFGLQFPCDINDQYIFLRFFVICDGETIKVEVLQNMKMAGVSHEIGNLKYVGRLIKAKTL; translated from the coding sequence ATGTCTGCTATTTCTCAAGGTCTACTAAAGACTATTCGTGAGTTACAATGTTTTGAAAGTTTTTTAGGTGGAGGCACAAACTTAGCTATTCGATATCATCATCGGATATCCACTGACATTGATTTCTTTTTCCCTCATATTGTCGGAAAAGCAGGTTATGAAAGAATCAAAGAAGATATCCAAAATTTTTATGGCGCACGTGTGTTTGGCCTCCAATTCCCGTGCGATATCAATGACCAGTATATTTTTCTTCGTTTTTTTGTTATATGTGATGGAGAAACGATTAAGGTAGAGGTTCTTCAAAATATGAAAATGGCTGGGGTCTCGCACGAAATAGGAAATCTGAAATATGTTGGAAGGCTTATAAAAGCAAAAACCCTATAA
- a CDS encoding rhodanese-like domain-containing protein, with protein MSLLMVIALMMTSTVFAQQASFALDVKKFSEISKESIIVDTRPSADFLKGFIDGSISIGWQGPFNTWIQKIVDDKTKSLILVTVPGTEQAVMERLDSLGYTAVKGYLANGMDAWLNADRPIVSLPNVTAEEAMALNKDENYIYVDVRSAKEFEAGHVAGALNMPLQNYYYEMKSEPHITYLLQCQVGYRSTLAASILYAKGVKNIKNVDGGYKAVSAISQSKK; from the coding sequence GTGTCACTATTGATGGTGATAGCACTGATGATGACCAGTACTGTCTTTGCACAACAAGCATCTTTCGCTTTGGATGTGAAAAAATTTTCAGAAATATCGAAGGAAAGTATCATTGTCGACACACGTCCATCTGCTGATTTTTTAAAGGGTTTTATCGATGGTAGCATTAGTATTGGATGGCAAGGACCTTTTAATACTTGGATACAGAAGATAGTAGACGACAAGACCAAGTCTTTGATTTTGGTCACAGTGCCGGGTACCGAGCAGGCTGTAATGGAGCGATTGGATTCACTCGGATATACTGCAGTGAAGGGATACCTTGCAAATGGAATGGATGCTTGGCTGAACGCCGATAGGCCTATTGTAAGTCTTCCTAATGTGACGGCCGAAGAGGCTATGGCACTGAATAAGGACGAAAATTATATATATGTCGATGTGCGCTCGGCGAAAGAATTTGAAGCTGGGCATGTAGCAGGTGCATTGAATATGCCTTTGCAGAATTATTACTATGAAATGAAGTCCGAACCCCACATAACGTATTTACTTCAGTGCCAAGTTGGGTATAGAAGCACATTGGCGGCTTCTATTTTATATGCAAAGGGCGTGAAAAATATAAAAAATGTAGATGGTGGTTATAAAGCGGTTTCTGCTATTTCCCAGTCAAAAAAATAA
- a CDS encoding glycoside hydrolase family 25 protein, translating into MAKKAVKRVQTPKKAGPKDDRRVYLIWSIIIPILIVVLGVTWHYRSGIKYYFKEISSGKHDTAWKDAKYDIRNVELMTKHDDKIFGIDISQYQGKIDWVEVNTINDKFPVDFIFIRSTMGESSVDSKFKSNWKSAQSRAKLRGAYHYFRPNENSLKQAQNFIKTVRLRPGDLPPVLDIEELPRGQSMDSLRVGLKRWLDIVEQHYGIKPILYSGDKYFTDFLEKEFSDYVIWIANYNFWIDDLKDHWDFWQFSEKGTVRGIKGPVDLNIFNGNIEDLERLAIPYSD; encoded by the coding sequence ATGGCTAAAAAAGCTGTAAAGCGCGTGCAGACCCCCAAAAAGGCAGGACCGAAAGACGATAGGCGGGTATATTTGATATGGAGTATTATCATTCCTATCCTAATTGTAGTATTGGGAGTGACTTGGCACTACCGATCAGGCATTAAATATTATTTCAAAGAGATTTCTTCTGGAAAGCACGACACGGCATGGAAGGATGCGAAATATGACATTCGTAACGTCGAGTTGATGACCAAGCACGATGATAAGATTTTTGGAATCGATATCAGTCAATATCAGGGCAAGATAGATTGGGTGGAGGTTAATACAATCAACGATAAATTTCCGGTGGATTTTATTTTTATTCGATCGACAATGGGGGAGTCGAGTGTGGATAGTAAATTTAAGTCAAACTGGAAGAGTGCGCAATCGAGGGCTAAGCTTAGAGGAGCATATCATTATTTTAGGCCTAATGAGAATTCGCTGAAGCAAGCTCAAAATTTTATCAAGACCGTACGACTGAGACCTGGAGATCTTCCTCCTGTATTGGATATTGAAGAGCTGCCTCGAGGACAATCTATGGATAGCTTACGTGTGGGTTTAAAGCGATGGTTGGACATCGTGGAGCAACACTATGGTATTAAACCGATCTTGTATTCTGGGGATAAATATTTTACTGATTTTCTGGAAAAGGAATTTTCTGATTATGTAATTTGGATAGCAAATTATAATTTTTGGATAGATGATTTGAAGGATCACTGGGATTTTTGGCAGTTTTCGGAAAAGGGAACGGTACGCGGGATTAAGGGACCGGTGGATCTAAATATATTCAATGGCAATATTGAAGATCTAGAGCGATTGGCTATACCTTATTCAGATTAA
- a CDS encoding DUF6922 domain-containing protein produces the protein MSAIKDISQIFPKHLFWDVDPQNLDIQDDSDFIIPRALIATTAETFAKDIQPLEKLYSKMQIVRELQKTKERISNEVCKLVARRYHVRQFLRYQ, from the coding sequence ATGAGCGCAATAAAGGATATATCGCAAATTTTTCCCAAACACTTATTTTGGGATGTCGATCCACAGAATTTAGATATTCAGGATGACAGTGATTTTATTATCCCTAGAGCGCTAATTGCTACAACTGCGGAGACATTTGCTAAAGATATCCAACCCTTGGAAAAGCTTTACAGCAAAATGCAAATTGTCAGAGAATTGCAAAAAACAAAAGAACGTATTAGTAATGAGGTCTGTAAACTTGTTGCTCGTCGTTACCATGTTCGGCAATTTTTACGTTATCAATAA
- a CDS encoding bestrophin family protein: protein MQIYNPKEWFRATFYLHRSDTVRKLFPYLLLTAILSGGIAYFELEYLHLSEKSWIKNITIVHSLLGFALSLLLVFRTNTAYDRWWEARKQWGMLTNISRTLAFKMNAFLPEADHVNRSFFRKAIPMYAQIMRNFLRSDYTTYMLDDNEHPELGNLDLQKHTPNQLAALIFKKVNSLYQAGIISGDQFIIVNDELQQLTRVCGACERIKNTPIPQSYSSFIKKFIVFYVFTLPIGYVFSIGYFVIAAVPFVFYVLASLELIAESIEDPFGTDSDDLPQDKLMSNIKKHIHEILHP from the coding sequence ATGCAAATATATAATCCAAAAGAATGGTTTAGAGCCACTTTCTATCTACACCGATCAGACACCGTACGCAAACTATTCCCTTACTTATTGTTAACGGCGATTTTATCCGGTGGCATTGCCTATTTCGAATTGGAATATTTGCACCTCTCCGAAAAAAGTTGGATTAAGAACATTACTATTGTACATAGCTTATTGGGCTTTGCGTTATCATTATTACTTGTATTCAGAACCAACACAGCCTATGATCGATGGTGGGAAGCACGTAAACAGTGGGGTATGTTGACAAATATTAGCCGTACGCTAGCTTTCAAAATGAATGCATTCCTACCTGAAGCCGACCACGTCAACCGTTCATTTTTCAGGAAAGCCATTCCTATGTATGCTCAGATCATGCGTAATTTCCTCCGGTCAGACTATACCACCTATATGCTGGATGACAATGAACATCCTGAATTAGGCAATCTGGACCTTCAAAAACATACACCGAACCAATTGGCGGCGCTGATTTTCAAAAAAGTGAACAGCTTATATCAGGCTGGCATTATATCTGGAGACCAATTTATTATCGTAAACGACGAATTACAGCAACTCACACGTGTATGTGGAGCTTGCGAGCGCATCAAAAACACCCCTATCCCGCAGTCGTATAGTTCATTCATAAAGAAATTCATTGTCTTTTATGTGTTTACGCTTCCTATAGGCTATGTTTTTTCTATTGGGTACTTTGTTATTGCCGCCGTCCCATTCGTATTCTATGTGTTAGCATCGTTGGAATTAATTGCCGAATCCATTGAAGATCCCTTCGGAACCGATTCGGATGACCTCCCCCAAGACAAGCTTATGTCCAATATCAAGAAGCATATCCACGAAATTTTACATCCGTAA
- a CDS encoding SRPBCC family protein, which produces MQQQDFTTTIELDATPQEVFDAVNNVSGWWSANIDGETAKLGSEFSYHYQDVHRCRIKITEMEPGETVVWHVLDNYFKFTQDSSEWIDTDIIFKISAKNGKTQLKFTHQGLVPSYECYQVCHSAWTHYIHDSLKGLILTGEGNPTPRENIGTAASTDQRYDTKSICHRLSIAAPVEKVYQAITQQDGLAGWWTPDTVAKPEVGSILRFGFGPEYFKEMAVTELRPYSIVRWNCIKAYEDWVGTTLTFELEPHPKGCTLFFHHDGWEAYTPEFASCTHDWGLFFRSLKSLCEKGKGFPYPEFDKV; this is translated from the coding sequence ATGCAACAACAGGATTTTACAACAACAATTGAGTTAGATGCCACCCCGCAAGAAGTATTTGATGCTGTTAATAATGTAAGCGGATGGTGGTCGGCAAATATTGACGGGGAAACTGCAAAACTTGGCAGTGAGTTCTCATATCATTATCAGGATGTCCATCGCTGCCGTATTAAAATTACCGAGATGGAACCCGGCGAAACGGTGGTCTGGCATGTACTTGACAATTACTTCAAATTCACCCAAGACAGCAGTGAATGGATTGATACTGACATTATCTTTAAAATATCTGCAAAAAATGGTAAAACACAGTTAAAATTTACACATCAGGGTCTGGTTCCCTCCTATGAGTGCTACCAGGTTTGCCATAGTGCATGGACACATTACATCCACGACAGTTTAAAGGGGCTTATTCTAACAGGCGAAGGCAATCCTACACCTAGAGAGAATATAGGAACAGCCGCCTCGACCGATCAACGGTACGATACCAAAAGTATATGCCATAGGTTATCAATCGCGGCACCTGTGGAGAAAGTTTATCAGGCTATTACCCAACAAGATGGGCTGGCAGGCTGGTGGACACCTGATACGGTTGCAAAACCAGAAGTAGGAAGTATTTTAAGATTTGGCTTCGGTCCTGAATATTTTAAAGAAATGGCTGTAACCGAACTAAGACCCTACAGTATTGTAAGATGGAACTGCATCAAAGCCTACGAAGATTGGGTAGGTACTACACTAACTTTTGAACTGGAACCCCATCCTAAAGGGTGTACGCTGTTTTTTCATCATGATGGATGGGAAGCCTATACACCAGAATTTGCATCCTGTACGCATGATTGGGGGCTATTTTTCAGAAGCCTTAAATCCCTCTGTGAAAAAGGAAAGGGATTTCCCTATCCGGAGTTCGACAAAGTATAA
- a CDS encoding GlxA family transcriptional regulator — translation MRHLTILVPDMQTGPNTLSCIIGSYHIFTEANNYYERLNKGKLFTIELAGVSVQADFVNGLLKVMPQTNIDALSETDLIIIPAITAAFKKPEAGNVRLVDWITKQYKKGAEVASMCTGAYLLAATGLLDRRSCSIHWNAAANFENLFPKVDLKAEKLITDEQGIYTNGGGYSFLNLLLYLVEKYYDRQTAIYCSKIFQVDLDRQTQSDFVIFKGQKSHGDEVVVMAQEYIEKNFSGKISMDELSKKFSIGRRSFDRRFIKATGNTPVEYWQRVRVESAKREFETSRKTVNEVMYEVGYTDVKAFREVFRKVTGVSPLGYKGKYNTFK, via the coding sequence ATGAGACATCTCACAATATTAGTACCGGATATGCAGACAGGTCCCAATACACTATCGTGTATTATTGGCTCCTATCACATTTTTACGGAAGCCAATAACTATTATGAGCGCCTTAATAAAGGGAAATTGTTTACGATAGAATTGGCAGGGGTTTCTGTACAGGCGGATTTTGTAAATGGTTTATTAAAGGTTATGCCACAAACGAATATTGATGCTTTGTCCGAAACAGATCTGATTATAATTCCGGCTATAACAGCTGCTTTTAAAAAGCCTGAAGCAGGCAATGTAAGATTAGTAGACTGGATCACGAAACAGTATAAAAAAGGGGCAGAGGTTGCAAGCATGTGTACAGGAGCTTATTTACTGGCGGCAACTGGTCTCTTGGATAGGAGGAGTTGTTCTATTCATTGGAATGCAGCCGCTAATTTTGAAAACCTATTCCCAAAAGTGGATTTGAAAGCAGAAAAACTCATTACTGATGAGCAGGGGATTTACACCAATGGCGGTGGCTATTCTTTTTTAAACCTATTGCTTTACCTGGTTGAAAAGTATTACGACAGACAAACGGCTATCTATTGCTCCAAAATCTTCCAGGTCGACCTGGACAGACAAACACAATCAGATTTTGTGATATTTAAGGGGCAAAAATCACATGGAGATGAAGTAGTGGTAATGGCGCAAGAATACATTGAAAAGAATTTTTCGGGAAAAATATCAATGGATGAGCTTTCGAAGAAATTTTCTATTGGAAGAAGGAGTTTTGATCGGAGGTTTATAAAGGCTACAGGTAACACACCTGTGGAATATTGGCAGCGGGTAAGGGTCGAATCTGCGAAGAGGGAATTCGAGACCTCTCGCAAGACGGTCAATGAGGTCATGTATGAAGTGGGCTATACTGATGTAAAGGCTTTTAGGGAGGTGTTCCGTAAGGTGACCGGTGTGTCACCACTTGGATATAAGGGTAAATACAATACCTTCAAGTGA
- a CDS encoding BT_3044 domain-containing protein, with protein MKRRYIAALALSALFASCKDNDIFEKEMYKNEVALISSDYHNTFKEVVQLTGEEVLGYVAASSGGTHAPSTDLVIGLEEDLAPLAKYNFAVYDNAEDLYAKMLPAEKYQIMDDKIVIKAGELTGRTMIKLRPDGLSPDSTYFIGIKATNASGVEINPKKNTMLYQVIIQNEYASQATNSMYSMVGFANGLSTAANKQLFPLTSNSVRMIAGNETFVSKVPNIAKNCITLEMDEFNNVTIKPYKDIQVVQLDNDPMYPNKFKVEEAFGMRTNVFLLSYQYTIGNETKIMKERVEMQVK; from the coding sequence ATGAAACGAAGATATATTGCAGCACTTGCACTTTCGGCTCTTTTCGCTTCCTGCAAAGACAATGACATATTCGAAAAAGAAATGTACAAAAATGAGGTAGCATTGATCAGTAGCGATTATCATAATACCTTTAAAGAAGTCGTCCAATTGACCGGTGAGGAAGTTCTCGGTTATGTCGCAGCTTCTTCGGGAGGGACCCATGCACCCAGCACTGATTTGGTAATCGGGCTGGAGGAAGATTTAGCGCCCTTGGCAAAATACAACTTTGCTGTATATGATAATGCGGAGGATTTATATGCGAAGATGCTACCAGCAGAAAAGTACCAGATTATGGATGATAAAATTGTGATCAAAGCGGGCGAACTAACGGGACGTACCATGATCAAATTGCGTCCTGATGGGTTATCACCAGACTCGACCTATTTTATCGGAATAAAGGCGACCAATGCATCCGGTGTGGAGATCAATCCAAAGAAAAATACGATGTTGTATCAGGTTATTATCCAAAATGAGTATGCATCACAGGCTACAAATTCGATGTATTCCATGGTTGGGTTTGCAAATGGTTTGTCCACAGCAGCAAACAAGCAGTTGTTTCCACTTACTAGTAATAGCGTGCGGATGATAGCCGGAAACGAGACGTTTGTTTCCAAAGTCCCAAACATAGCTAAAAACTGTATCACACTTGAGATGGATGAATTTAATAATGTGACCATCAAACCGTATAAGGATATACAGGTCGTGCAATTGGATAATGACCCGATGTACCCAAATAAATTTAAGGTTGAAGAGGCTTTCGGTATGCGCACGAATGTCTTCCTATTGTCGTATCAGTATACGATTGGTAACGAGACGAAGATTATGAAGGAACGCGTGGAGATGCAGGTTAAATAA
- a CDS encoding hemolysin family protein, translating into MLTEIIVILILIVLNGVLSASEIAIVSSRKARLQAESSKKNASAKIALSLKESPNQFLSTVQIGITLIGILTGFFSGGSISSFLQVQLQHIEWIAPYSQQLSVVLVVILITYLSLVIGELVPKRIGMAIPEKYAILVAVPMNFLSKIMRPFVWFLSSSTDFIVKLLNIKVSKNTVTEEEIKALVDEGVDSGIIDNFEHDIVDRLLGLGDKRAINLMVHRGKIAFLDLDDTFEENKEIIMKSKHTVYPICQGNFDQIRGVVHVKTLLMQYLTGQETDLEKLIQPIPYINENSPALTVLASFKNSKSAQAIVIDEYGIPQGIITLKDILTGLVGDFEEEVAEHDRHMLKREDGSFLVNGRYQLDDFLETFEIGLDEEEEEEINNVTTIAGLVFSILDRIPAEGDKVTFKSLSLEVIDMDGNRIDKLLVTKLPEPRIDNYED; encoded by the coding sequence ATGTTAACAGAGATTATAGTCATTCTTATTCTTATTGTTTTAAACGGAGTTCTTTCCGCCTCTGAGATTGCCATCGTATCCAGTAGAAAAGCCAGATTACAAGCAGAGAGCTCCAAAAAAAATGCTTCTGCAAAAATAGCCTTATCCCTAAAAGAATCTCCAAACCAATTTCTCTCCACTGTGCAGATTGGAATTACGTTGATTGGTATTCTAACGGGTTTCTTCAGCGGAGGTTCTATATCGTCCTTCCTACAAGTACAACTCCAACATATTGAATGGATAGCACCATACAGTCAGCAGTTATCCGTTGTCCTAGTTGTCATTCTGATAACGTATCTTTCATTGGTCATTGGTGAATTAGTGCCGAAACGAATCGGGATGGCAATTCCAGAGAAATACGCTATACTCGTTGCAGTTCCTATGAATTTCCTGAGTAAGATTATGCGTCCGTTCGTGTGGTTTTTAAGTAGCTCTACCGATTTTATCGTCAAGTTATTAAACATCAAAGTGAGTAAAAATACGGTAACAGAAGAAGAGATTAAAGCACTCGTGGACGAAGGGGTAGACAGTGGCATTATTGACAATTTCGAACATGATATCGTCGACAGACTTTTAGGTCTCGGTGACAAAAGGGCTATCAACTTGATGGTGCACCGTGGTAAAATAGCGTTTCTGGACTTAGATGACACCTTTGAAGAAAACAAAGAAATCATCATGAAATCCAAGCACACCGTATATCCAATATGTCAGGGCAACTTTGATCAAATCCGTGGAGTAGTACATGTCAAGACACTTCTAATGCAATACCTCACCGGGCAAGAGACAGATCTTGAGAAACTGATACAACCCATACCCTATATTAATGAAAATAGTCCGGCGCTGACGGTACTTGCTTCCTTCAAAAATTCAAAATCAGCACAAGCCATTGTTATCGACGAGTATGGTATACCCCAGGGTATCATCACACTAAAAGATATCCTCACGGGACTAGTAGGTGACTTTGAAGAAGAAGTCGCTGAACACGACCGTCACATGCTCAAACGAGAAGATGGTTCCTTTCTCGTAAATGGACGATATCAACTAGATGATTTTCTGGAGACTTTTGAAATTGGTCTTGACGAAGAAGAAGAAGAGGAAATCAACAATGTGACAACCATTGCAGGATTGGTCTTTTCAATATTGGACCGTATTCCAGCAGAGGGAGACAAAGTTACCTTCAAAAGCTTAAGTCTAGAAGTCATCGACATGGACGGCAATCGTATTGACAAATTATTAGTCACCAAATTACCCGAACCAAGAATAGATAACTACGAAGATTAA
- a CDS encoding alpha/beta fold hydrolase — protein MPIVFESGAGNDGTVWKEVMALINQRITAPLIAYDRAGFGKSGIDTIQINITNEVKNLEDALHRLNFNDEYFFVAHSLGGNYAMKFISNDPDKVKGAVFIDVVSPSFMDEQRATYTKNLFIDSLEQIKKESLGFYHLVLNYENTSEVMRSVSASIQTPMTVIASGLTPFDGNDRTRFLTSLKKFADEKKNRIYILAEHAEHHVFYDEPKLVADEIVKLYNRVNKEK, from the coding sequence ATGCCTATAGTTTTCGAATCCGGAGCAGGTAATGACGGTACGGTCTGGAAAGAGGTTATGGCGCTAATCAATCAAAGGATTACTGCGCCGCTAATCGCCTATGATAGAGCCGGATTTGGAAAAAGCGGAATAGACACAATACAAATAAACATCACTAATGAAGTTAAAAACTTAGAGGATGCATTACATCGATTGAATTTTAACGATGAGTATTTCTTTGTTGCACATTCTCTAGGCGGAAACTATGCCATGAAATTTATCTCGAACGATCCAGATAAGGTGAAAGGAGCAGTATTCATTGATGTCGTAAGTCCCTCATTTATGGATGAACAAAGAGCCACATACACTAAAAATCTATTCATAGATAGTTTGGAACAAATCAAAAAGGAAAGTTTAGGATTCTATCATTTAGTCCTCAATTATGAGAATACAAGCGAAGTAATGCGTAGCGTATCAGCCTCTATCCAGACACCAATGACAGTCATAGCCTCAGGATTAACACCATTCGATGGAAATGACAGGACTCGCTTCCTTACTAGTCTAAAGAAATTCGCTGACGAAAAGAAAAACAGAATATATATATTAGCAGAACACGCTGAGCATCATGTTTTTTACGACGAACCAAAGCTGGTCGCTGACGAAATAGTAAAACTCTACAACCGTGTCAATAAGGAGAAATAA
- the trxA gene encoding thioredoxin produces the protein MATFNDIIQKNPLVLIDFSASWCGPCQQLSPILDEVKKHFGDDLSVIKIDVDKNQKLAAYYRVQGVPTMMLFKSGNQVWRQSGLLMKSELIKVINQHQK, from the coding sequence ATGGCAACGTTTAACGATATCATTCAAAAAAACCCATTGGTCTTGATCGATTTTTCGGCGTCCTGGTGTGGCCCCTGTCAACAGCTGTCACCTATATTAGATGAGGTTAAAAAACATTTTGGTGATGATCTTTCCGTCATTAAGATTGATGTTGACAAGAATCAAAAATTGGCGGCTTATTATCGTGTACAAGGGGTGCCAACAATGATGTTGTTCAAATCGGGAAACCAAGTATGGCGACAAAGTGGCTTATTGATGAAAAGTGAGTTAATTAAAGTCATCAATCAGCATCAGAAATAG
- a CDS encoding BACON domain-containing protein, giving the protein MKATNYHKLKVVPKTILAFFLSLGVLFSSCKDENEMSDFFTLKDNPSKMEVTASGSSETYTVQASGSWKVEPLRQEHWVKIDPMEGNGEGTFTITVSKNTDEEARALTLFFTVNGHLQNKVLKVEQAAATDGEQLEDPHLRIDGISDRLDVLEAGHTGKYILRATGKWKLDVEETSDWLTIAPMEGTGDTPITLAVAKNIDVERTANLLFFLNEVQQSNSIAVYQKGVKLQVEGDVVLREDFSWLTYGNEVFNVTTGETRIGSWNAAELAKGWTSTINTTEGGGSYASIYARPGFIKLGRTNYGGDLVSPKLSNVQRTKNLVVTFKAVRYAVSDHNVLTVGVKGPGTVSVSQFDVNNVAAVNSNLESCRAAWQAPAATYSFVITGATAETQFWFLGGAFDQRSGNWPATVNRIFIDDVVVTVTK; this is encoded by the coding sequence ATGAAAGCTACTAATTATCACAAATTGAAGGTTGTACCCAAAACAATATTAGCCTTTTTCCTGAGCTTGGGCGTGTTGTTTTCGTCTTGTAAAGATGAAAATGAGATGAGCGACTTCTTTACCCTTAAAGATAACCCATCAAAAATGGAGGTCACTGCAAGTGGTTCCTCTGAGACGTATACCGTACAGGCGAGTGGTTCTTGGAAAGTGGAACCTTTGCGTCAGGAGCATTGGGTCAAGATTGATCCAATGGAAGGTAATGGAGAGGGGACTTTTACTATTACGGTAAGCAAAAATACGGATGAAGAAGCCCGAGCTTTGACGCTGTTTTTTACGGTAAACGGACATTTGCAAAATAAGGTATTGAAAGTGGAGCAGGCTGCAGCTACGGACGGTGAACAGCTGGAAGACCCGCATCTAAGAATAGATGGTATTTCTGACAGGTTGGACGTCTTGGAAGCTGGTCACACAGGGAAGTACATTTTGCGTGCTACCGGTAAATGGAAGTTAGATGTAGAGGAAACGTCTGATTGGTTGACTATCGCCCCAATGGAAGGCACTGGTGATACGCCTATAACACTAGCAGTTGCCAAGAATATAGATGTCGAAAGAACGGCTAATTTATTGTTCTTCCTAAATGAGGTGCAACAATCTAATTCCATTGCTGTCTATCAAAAAGGTGTGAAGTTGCAAGTAGAGGGTGATGTTGTATTGAGAGAGGACTTTAGTTGGCTAACTTATGGGAATGAAGTTTTTAACGTCACTACCGGTGAGACGAGGATAGGTTCCTGGAATGCGGCAGAATTAGCCAAGGGATGGACAAGCACTATAAATACGACTGAGGGAGGAGGTAGTTATGCCTCCATTTATGCACGACCAGGTTTTATAAAATTGGGTCGGACGAATTACGGAGGTGATCTCGTCTCGCCTAAACTATCTAACGTGCAGCGTACCAAGAATCTAGTGGTTACCTTTAAAGCTGTCCGATATGCAGTCAGTGACCATAATGTCCTCACTGTTGGGGTGAAAGGGCCCGGCACAGTTAGTGTAAGTCAATTTGACGTCAATAACGTAGCTGCTGTTAATTCTAATTTGGAATCATGCAGGGCGGCATGGCAAGCGCCTGCCGCAACGTATTCCTTCGTCATCACGGGTGCTACAGCTGAGACCCAATTTTGGTTTTTAGGGGGTGCTTTTGACCAGCGTTCAGGTAACTGGCCGGCTACCGTTAACCGCATTTTTATCGATGATGTTGTCGTTACCGTAACAAAATAA